The genomic stretch GTTACGATTTACAGAGAAATGAAAAGAAAGGATATTATCAAGCTTATGAGACCTTATGCAAGAAAAGCCCAATATTATGAAACCGACCAGATGGGTATCATTCACCATTCGAATTATCTACGCTGGTTTGAAGAAGCACGCATTGACTTTATGGAGCAGATGGGATTAAGTTATGCTTCCCTTGAGCAATTAGGTATTATGATTCCGGTTTTAAACATATCCTGTATTTATAAACAGCCTGTACGTTTTAACAACAGTATTCTTATACATTCTGTCATAAGCTCTTTTAATGGTATTAAAATGTCAATTACCTATACCATTACAGATGAGGAGGACAAGATTACATATTCTACAGGCGAAACAGAACACTGTTTTCTGAATAATTCCTTTAAACCGGTTTCCCTTAAAAGGGATTATCCTGAGGTCTTTGATATATTCAACAATTGGAAAAAAAGGAAGGCAGACGATTAACCCTCTGCACTTCCTCTATCCTGGTTCTCCTCTAAGGCTTATAAACGTATTATAGATGTCAATAATGCCATATCCCCACTCTCTGTTAGGATAGGTATTATTTGGATCTCTTCTGGCACCTCTTATCAAAAGGTTCTTGATTTCCACACTGTCAAGCTGCGAATAATAACCAGTTTGTATTCCCCACTGAAGTAACATTGCGGTTATACCTGCTGTATGGGCTGCTGCCAAGCTGGTTCCAGATCTTCTTCCATAGGTCCCTCCCGGCTCCGGCCCTACCAGATTTACTCCTGGCGCTGCAAGACTTGGATTTACGGCTCCCAGCCGTGTAAAGCCTCTCCCTGCCGGCAGAAACAGGCTGTTGTTCGTATGATCATAGGCAGTTACTATGATTGGTATAACTGTATTTCCCGGAGAGGTTATGGTAATAAAGGGATCCGGCTGAGTAAAATACGTTTCTGTGCCGATAAAGTCCCTAATCGGAAGCCATATATTGAATTCTGAATTCAAATCTCCACTGGAATATACCTTGAACCGCCAGATTCCTTCAGTGGGCTTGTCAAAATTTACAAGTATAAGCTGATCACCGGTCTGGGTTTCCAGTAAAAAATAGTCGACAAAAATAACCGTTTCTTCAAATATAAAACGGATTTCTCTGGATTCACCAATTCTTGCGGGTATTCTGGGTATGTACTCTCCTGTGGGGGATAAAATATCGATGGAGAAAGTTCCGGGAGCATTCCCCCATAGCTGCATGGAAAATCCTGAAACATTAGGACCTACCCTAAGCTCCACCATATTCGTCTGATCTCCGCCTCTATTTATGACACCTTTAAAATGATGACCCGAATTCCCTTCATTTCCAGCTGCTATGGATATTACAATCCCCGGCAGATCTGCTAATACAGACACATAACTTGGCAATGCTCCTCTTCCGTCATGGGAGCCTTGTGATGTTCCCAGTCCTATGCATATTGCTATCGGTTTAGAAAGTCTTCGTGCTACCTCCACCAGATAACGTATGCCGAACATAATATCATTTTCCTGGTAACTTACTGCATCTGCCGGAACACGGAAAAAACTTTTAGAACTCTGCTTTGCCTGCTTTAATTTGACTACCACAAGATCAGACATCGGTACTACCCCGGAGAAATTATTCTGAAGATTCGGTGTTCCGGCAGCAATCCCAGCCATAAATGTACCATGTCCTAATTCATCCGTTGTCGGTACTATGGACCTTGGATCAGCATTTGCCAGTGCCTCATTTATCTGTTCTCTGCTATATTCTGTTCCGTAATAATAGGTATCCGGATATGCTCCGCTTTGTATTGTCTGATCCCAGATTGATACGATTCTGGTAGTCCCATCTGCATTTCGAAAGGCTTCATGGGTATAATCAATTCCGGTATCGACAATTCCAATAAGAACGCCTTCCCCATTAAGCGCAAGATTAGGAACATTTCTCACCCGCACAACACCGGAGGCTTCCAGACTGCTAACATCCATTAAGCCGTATAGATTGGGAAAGATACCGTAACCATAAGAATGCATCAAATCATTGGTGGATACTGCTGTTGTTGGCATATATACGGCGGCATATGTATCATTTATAATATTATAACAGATATTAGGGAGTGAAGCTAAGGTATTAATATCTCTTCTATATTCAAAAATAAAATCGCTGTATTCTTCCCCTATTATCCAATCCCTGCAAATTTGGTCCAAAGTTATTTTCCCTCTAACTAAACTTATTTAAATATATGATTTGTAATCGGGTTTATTCTTTTTTAGATAAAACCATATAAAAATAACTATTGATAATTCAGCTTTAAATAATTGTAAAATTATTTCTGTTAGGATTGTAGCCTGCCTGATAGGGTGTTATAATATTTGAGACTATTGAATTCTATCAAAATGTTAGTCCTGGAGGAAATTATGTTGATTTATTTATGTCTGATACCGGTAGTGGTGATTCTGTTATACCTAATGGCTATTATGCCAAAATTATTCCGCAGAAAAGACTTCACACCGTTTCAAGGAACATATTATGCCCATAGAGGCCTGCACAATGACCCTGACAAGGTACCGGAAAATTCAATGGCTGCCTTTAAGCTTGCCGTCAAGAACAATTATGGAATAGAAATGGATGTACAATTATCAAAAGATAATATACCTGTGGTATTTCATGATTTTACACTTAAGAGAATGTGCCATATTAACAAGAAAGTCAGAGAATTAACTTTAAAAGAATTAAGGGAGCTCAAACTTCACCAATCCAAGGAAGGAATTCCAACCCTGCAGGAAGTGCTTGATATTGTCCAGGGTAAAGTACCCTTGATTGTTGAATTCAAGGTAGAATTACACGATACCTCAGTGTGTGATATTACAGCTCCTATGTTAGAAAACTACCAGGGAAAATACTGTATCGAATCTTTTAATCCTCTTGTACTGCTCTGGTATAGACGTAAGCGCCCTGACATTATAAGAGGTCAGCTGGCCAGTAATCTGATAAAAGATAAAGAAGTAGGAAGCTTTTCACTGTACTTTGTTCTTCAAAATCTCCTGCTTAATTTTATAACTAAGCCGGATTTTATATCCTACAATTATAAACACAGGAATATGCTTTCTTTGATTTTGTGTAAGCATTTCTACCGAACTCCGGCCTTTGCCTGGACCATTAAGAGTCAGGAAAGCCTGAATTTGAGCCGGAGCCGGTTTGATTACTTTATTTTTGATCAGTTTATTCCTCAATAAATTATTTCTCGTATAAAAATTCTTCCGGAAGTTCTACTTTAAAAGCCTCAGCCAAATCCCTGAAATTATCAGGTGTTATGGTCTGTCGCTTACCGGACATGGAGAATATCTTTACCAGTATTTCTGCTGATTTCTCAACTGTATGCATAAGACCAAAGGTTAAGTCGAAATCTTCACCGGAACAGAACATACCATGGTGTGCCCAGATGGCTACATCATATTTCTTCATTAATTCGCTGGTTGCTACCGCAATGTCCCTTCCGCCAGGAACCATCCAGTGTACCACACCAACACCTCTTGGGAACACTACAGGACACTCTGTAGCTGCTTCCCATAACTCTCTGGTAAACACCTTGTCGCTTAAAGGTAATACAAAAGTCAGGGCAATAATATTGGTAGTATGCGCATGATAAATAACTCTGTGTTTTCCGCCGGTTGCGGCCTTCTTAACTTCATGATTCATTAAATGAGTGGCAAGCTCACTGGTAGGAGTTCCTCCTTCTGCTAATCCCCATCTTATACGGTATCTTTCACCGGTTTCATCAATTTCTATAATAGTGATGCAAACCTCCGGATCTACACTGATATTTCTAAAATACTTCCCGCTTCCTGTTACAAGAAAGAATTCGCCGGCAAGTAAAGGAACACTTGTGCCAATGCTAAGCCACTCATCCTTATTGGAAAGTCTTGGTAATACCTCCATGACTTCTTCTTCTTTCAAGCGGTAAGAAAGATTACCTCCATTTCTTTCGTGCCAGCCCTGTTGAAAGCCGTCATCTGCCATCTTTATAAATCCTTTGACGAATTTCGTATCTAATATTTTCATATATTTATATTGGGATTGTGTTGTTTTCCCTTTCCTTTCCTTTTATTTTGTTGTTTTATGATTACATTATACTGCGTTACTGTTGCTTTGTAAATAAATCTTTTATTTAACAATCCTTCTCACTATAATACATAAAGCCATGCAATCCATATGAATTAGTAAAATTTATCTATTAACCCACTATAGAAAGCGTCAAATGGTTTATTATTTTGTTTCAGATTATAACCTTTAATCGTATTAAGTAAAAAGATATACAAAAATATTATTACATGGATTAGGATATTTGGCTCCCTGAAATTAATCATAGGTCTGTATTCATTATGATCAAGAGTGCGTAATCTCCAATCAGTATTTAATCCAGGTGATGAATGCAAGGTAACAGACACATGCTTTACCAGTATAACTATTATCATAAGGTATATACAAAAAACCTGTGAACTCAACTTTTTAAGCTGACCCACAGGCTCTCTTCTATTTATAAGACTTTCACAGTCTTTCATTCGATTTGTATCTTCAAAACTACACACTTTTTTGATTTCATCTAATCTTTAGGTCAAGCCCTCGACCTATTAGTATTAGTCAGCTGCATGCATTACTGCACTTCCACCTCTAACCTATCCACCTGATCGTCTTTCAGGGGTCTTACTGCATTCGCATGGGATATCTTATCTTAAGGGGGGCTTCACGCTTAGATGCCTTCAGCGTTTATCCCGTCCCGACTTGGCTACTCGGCCATGCACTTGGCAGTGCAACCGATACACCAGAGGTCAGTCCAACCCGGTCCTCTCGTACTAAGGTCAGCTCCTCTCAAATATCCTACGCCCGCGCCGGATAGGGACCGAACTGTCTCACGACGTTCTGAACCCAGCTCGCGTACCGCTTTAATGGGCGAACAGCCCAACCCTTGGGACCTAATACAGCCCCAGGATGCGATGAGCCGACATCGAGGTGCCAAACCACTCCGTCGATGTGAACTCTTGGGAGTGATAAGCCTGTTATCCCCAGGGTAGCTTTTATCCGTTGAGCGATGGCAATCCCACTTTATACCACCGGATCACTAAGTCCTACTTTCGTACCTGCTCCACCCGTCGGTGTCGCAGTCAAGCCCTCTTATGCCTTTGCACTCTGCGGATGGTTTCCGTCCATCCTGAGAGGACCTTTGAGCGCCTCCGATACCCTTTCGGAGGCGACCGCCCCAGTCAAACTCCCCACCTGACATTGTCCACTGCCCGGATCACGGGCACATGTTAGAAACCCAGTACTGCAAGGGTGGTATCCCAACAACGGCTCTGCGGCAACCGGAGTCACCGCTTCATAGCCTCCCACCTATCCTGTGCATGCAATACCGAATCCCAGTATCAAGCTAGAGTAAAGCTCCATGGGGTCTTTCCGTCCTGGCGCAGGTAACCAGCATCTTCACTGGTATTTCAATTTCACCGGGTGCATTGTCGAGACAGTGCCCAAATCATTACGCCTTTCGTGCGGGTCGGAACTTACCCGACAAGGAATTTCGCTACCTTAGGACCGTTATAGTTACGGCCGCCGTTTACTGGGGCTTAAGTTCAACGCTTCGGATTGCTCCTAACATCTCCCCTTAACCTTCCAGCACCGGGCAGGCGTCAGCCCATATACTTCACCTTACGGTTTTGCATAGACCTGTGTTTTTGCTAAACAGTTGCTTGGGCCAATTCTCTGCGGCCTGTATTTCTACAGGCACCCCTTCTCCCGAAGTTACGGGGTCATTTTGCCGAGTTCCTTAACAATGCTTCTCCCGTCGGCCTTAGGATTCTCTCCTCATCCACCTGTGTCGGTTTACGGTACGGGCTTATAAAAAACAATAGCGGCTTTTCTTGGCAGTGCCTCCATCAGCTTCCCTACTTATATTTCGGTCCACATCACGTCTTCCCATTATGGAACGGATTTTCCTGCTCCACTGGTACCTCGCTTGTACCGGGTATTCCTCACCCGGCTCTGACTTTGTCTCTGCGTCCCCACAGTTCTGTTTTTATAAGGTACAGGAATTTCAACCTGTTGTCCATCGACTACGTCTTTCGACCTCGCCTTAGGTCCCGACTTACCCAGAGCAGATCAGCTTTACTCTGGAAACCTTAGATATTCGGCCTGAAAGATTCTCACTTTCATCTCGCTACTCATTCCGGCATTCTCTCTTCTTATCCCTCCACGACTCCTTACGGTATCGCTTCGTCGGTATTAAGAATGCTCCTCTACCACAGTAGTATTCACTACTATCCACAGCTTCGGTGTCGTGTTTTAGCCCCGGACATTTTCGGCGCAGGACCTCTCGACTAGTGAGCTATTACGCACTCTTTTAATGTGTGGCTGCTTCTAAGCCAACATCCTAGTTGTTTTCGAAATCCCACATCCTTTTCCACTTAACACGCACTTTGGGACCTTAGCTGGTGGTCTGGGCTTTTTCCCTTTTGACTACCCAACTTATCTCGTGTAGTCTGACTCCTGGTCATCATCTATATGGCATTCGGAGTTTGATAATCTTCGGTAAGCTTTGACGCCCCCTAGGATATTCAGTGCTCTACCTCCATTAGACTAAACCAAGGCTAGCCCTAAAGCTATTTCGAGGAGAACCAGCTATCTCCGGGTTCGATTGGAATTTCTCCCCTACCCACACCTCATCACCACCCTTTTCAACGGATGTGTGTTCGGTCCTCCACCGCCTTTTACGGCAGCTTCAACCTGGACATGGGTAGATCACCCGGTTTCGGGTCTACTTTTACTGACTTATTCGCCCTATTCAGACTTGGTTTCCCTTCGGCTCCGAGTCTTAAACTCTTAACCTTGCCAGTAAACGTAACTCGCCGGACCGTTCTACAAAAAGTACGCGGTTCACCTGTAAATAGGTGTTCCACAGCTTGTAAACACAGGGTTTCAGGTTCTCTTTCACTCCCCTCCCGGGGTTCTTTTCACCTTTCCTTCACAGTACTATGCACTATCGGTCACTAAGTAGTATTTAGCCTTGGGGGGTGGTCCCCCCTAATTCCCACAAGGTTTCTCGTGTCTCGTGGTACTTCGGATCCCGCTCGCTGACTTCCGGTTTCGCATACGAGGCTTTCACTCTCTTTGGCTGGCTTTCCCAAAACCATTCTGCTACCTTTCATCTCACTTGTTGCGGTCCATAACCCCAGAAGATAAATCCTCTGGTTTAGGCTCTTTCCATTTCGCTCGCCACTACTCTGGAAATCGAGTTTTCTTTCTCTTCCTCCGGGTACTTAGATGTTTCAGTTCCCCGGGTTCCCTCTATTAAGCTATGTATTCACTTAATAGTAACGGAGGTTTGCTCCGTCAGGTTTCCCCATTCAGAAATCTGCGGGTCAAAGGATATTTGCTCCTCACCGCAGCTTATCGCAGCTTATCACGTCTTTCATCGGCTCTTAGTGCCAAGGCATCCACCCTGCGCTCTTATTAGCTTGACCTTCGCAGTCTTTCGACTGTTGTGTCTCAGTTCCACAAACTTGATATAATCTCCTTTGCTTCTTCTGTCTGCATTGTTTTTCCGTCTAGCGTGGCAAAAAAACAAACGCATATTTATTAGATGTCTTCAAATCAAATGTGTAGTTTTCAAGGTACAATTGTTTTGTTTCTCTCTTATATGTACTTTGACAATCTATTGATAGTCTGTACTCAAAGTTAAGAAACAGTGGTCTAATGAGAATTGAACTCATGCCCGCTGTTACCAGCTGCTCTTCCAATTAAGCTATAACCCTTTTATGAAACTCTATAAAGTAGTTTTTTTTATTATTACTTGACTTACTTAACTAGTTTTTATTAAACTCACTATATCTAACCTCATGTAAGTCATTTTAATATTTTATAATCCGGCAGCCACCTGCTCTCCCATACCGTCTCCAGTATAGTACCATCGGCCGCTTACGTCTTAACCATCGTGTTCGGGATGGGAACGGGTGTGTCCCATAAGCGCATCGCCACCGGAAACTTTTTGCTATTCAATTAATATACCGCAACCTCACTAACATCATTGCTATATATTTTGTAGTATCATTCAATACCACTTTGATAACTCAACAGTAAAACAACCCCTACTTACTTCCTTAGAAAGGAGGTGATCCAGCCGCACCTTCCGATACGGCTACCTTGTTACGACTTCACCCCAGTTATTGAACCTGCCTTCGGCTGCTCCCTCCTTACGGTTGGGTCACAGACTTCGGGCATTTCCAACTCCCATGGTGTGACGGGCGGTGTGTACAAGACCCGGGAACGTATTCACCGCGACATTCTGATTCGCGATTACTAGCGATTCCAGCTTCATGTAGTCGAGTTGCAGACTACAATCCGAACTGAGATGACCTTTTTGGGATTTGCTCACTCTCACGAGGCTGCTTCCCTTTGTAGTCACCATTGTAGCACGTGTGTAGCCCAGATCATAAGGGGCATGATGATTTGACGTCATCCCCGCCTTCCTCCAGGTTATCCCTGGCAGTCTCCCTAGAGTGCCCAGCCGAACTGCTGGCTACTAAGGATAAGGGTTGCGCTCGTTGCGGGACTTAACCCAACATCTCACGACACGAGCTGACGACAACCATGCACCACCTGTCTCCTCTGTCCCGAAGGAAAGGACCGGTTAAGATCCGGTCAGAGGGATGTCAAGACCTGGTAAGGTTCTTCGCGTTGCTTCGAATTAAACCACATGCTCCACCGCTTGTGCGGGTCCCCGTCAATTCCTTTGAGTTTCATTCTTGCGAACGTACTCCCCAGGTGGAATACTTAATGCGTTTGCGACGGCACCGAAGGTCTTTTGACCCCCAACACCTAGTATTCATCGTTTACGGCGTGGACTACCAGGGTATCTAATCCTGTTTGCTCCCCACGCTTTCGAGCCTCAACGTCAGTTACAGTCCAGTAAGCCGCCTTCGCCACTGGTGTTCCTCCTAATATCTACGCATTTCACCGCTACACTAGGAATTCCACTTACCTCTCCTGCACTCTAGCAACATAGTTTCAAATGCAGTCCCGGGGTTGAGCCCCGGGCTTTCACATCTGACTTACATCACCGTCTACGCTCCCTTTACACCCAGTAAATCCGGATAACGCTTGCCCCCTACGTATTACCGCGGCTGCTGGCACGTAGTTAGCCGGGGCTTCTTAGTCAGGTACCGTCATTTTTTCGTCCCTGCTGATAGAGCTTTACATACCGAAATACTTCTTCACTCACGCGGCGTCGCTGCATCAGGGTTTCCCCCATTGTGCAATATTCCCCACTGCTGCCTCCCGTAGGAGTTTGGGCCGTGTCTCAGTCCCAATGTGGCCGTTCACTCTCTCAAGCCGGCTACTGATCGTTGCCTTGGTAGGCCGTTACCCCACCAACTAGCTAATCAGACGCGGGTCCATCTTACACCGATAAATCTTTTCACACGATGCCATGCAGCACTGTGCGCTTATGCGGTATTAGCAGCCGTTTCCGGCTGTTATCCCCCTGTGTAAGGCAGGTTACCCACGCGTTACTCACCCGTCCGCCACTAAGTTCATAAGCTTCCATCCGAAGACTTCCGCTTATAAACTCCGTTCGACTTGCATGTGTTAAGCACGCCGCCAGCGTTCATCCTGAGCCAGGATCAAACTCTCAAATTAAAGTTTAATCGTTTTCAGAATTAACATTGGCTTTTCAAATCTAAGATTTGAACAATTGTTATTTCCGGTAGAACAACATAAGTTGTACTACTTTTTTACTGTTTTAAGGTTGTATCATTGCTGATACTGTTCTTTTTCAATCATTAAGACCGGAGTCTTAAATCCTAAATGAAATTTATAAGAAAATTTCAGGGTTGTTTTACTGTTCAGTTATCAATGTTCAATTTGCTCTTCCAAGCAGCTTATCCACTTCTTTTCAGCAGTTGTTCCTGCTTACTCTGTTTCTTTGTGTTAGCAGCTCGTCGGTGCTTTATTACTATATCACAGCGTTTATTGTTTGTCAACTCTTTTTTTTAGTTTTTTTTATCAATTATTTTCTTCAATTGTTTGTCAATATATGGACAATTTTTTGAATTTTCAATCAATTAAACTATCAAATACTAAAGTAAATCGACAACTTCACAACAACTCTTAAATCCTTACGACTTAATCTACTGTATATGCACTCAAGTGAGCTTAGTCATAATAACATATTTATTATTGTGTGTCAACAGTAAATAATTTTTATTATTCTCTAAATATTTAGTGTTGTCTTCCTAACGCAGGTATATAGGATACCACCCTTCAGCAACAATGTCAACTGTTTTCATAATAATAATTATTATAAATTAAAGAATTGCTTCAACCTCCTTTAACAATGTCTATAAGCATCACACCATCTTTAAATAATTACTGGTATTGAATTATTACTACAAATTAAGAACTAACTTTTCAAATGAGCGCTCCAGCAATAATTGGATGGCAGCTTCTACAATTAAATGAATTCTTTAAATAATTCTGAGATTAGCAAAAAATCAGTATAAAAGTTTGGTTTATACAACGCAATCGCAACTTATAACACTTCCGTTTAATTTGATATGCTAGATATGGATTTCTTCTGAAAATTTCAGAGAAAGTGGATTAAATTAAACCATATTGTCTGCATTTCTCATAATCTTAGCAATAAAAATTCTTATACAATATCCTTCAAAAATAAAGAAAGCTTCACTATATTCAGTTGCCTCTAATCGATCAGTAAAGTCTATGAACACAACTTCAGATTCCATAAGGACAATTAAATTAACTGTATACTATATCTATAAATTTCATTACTTAAAAAAAGTTGCATAATAAAGATAGGACAAATCCTTCTTAGCTACTCAACATACTTATGTGATTATTCACTTCCTCTATTTTTGTAAATTTTCTTGTATTGCATATGCTTACTTACGTTCTTCTAACCATATTTATAAGAAGCTGTCTTTTTGTAATTTTATGTTTTTAAAAAACAAATAATTTTACCACCTTAATGGTGGCAAAATTATTTGTTTTTTTATGTTATAATAATTTTACTCTTACAAAAAGGATTCGATAATTATTAGTATAATCGTTAGCATAAAAATAAACATTATATCCAGAATTATTATACCGAAGTAATGTACGATACGGTTTTTATGTTTGCATAAGGGTATTATATTTTGAACATTTAAATAGTTGGTACTTGTAAAAACAATAAATAATAACATCAACAAACAAAAAATTCTTTCGACCCAAAGAACAATACCTGCTACGTTTGGTATTTCTATTGTTAAACATACAAAAAAAATTAATAAATATCCTAGGGTGCCTAACATCATTCGCCAAGGAGAACGGGTACGAAATCCAGGTGGAATAAGCAATTTCCACATTTCAATTTGAAGAAAGTTACCCGCTGGTTTGATCCATAGCTTTTTCAGCAGCTCTGAAACAGACTTAAATCTGTCTGACGGATTAATCTGCATACATTTTACAATTAAATTATCAAATTTATGGGTTTGTATTTTTAATGAAGATGTTAGTTCCTTTAATAGCACACCAATAGCATAAATATCCGTTTGTTGTGTTGAAGAGCCAAAACCATACTGTTCCGGAGCGGCATAGCCTTTGGTCCCTAATAAGACAGTATCGGGTACCTTTATGTCTGTAAAGTACTTGGCTGCATTGAAATCTAAAAGAACAACACGATTATGTGGTGCTATTATAATATTGGATGGCTTAATATCTCTATGTATGATTGGCGGATTCAAGTTATGCAGCTTGCTTAATATTTTGCAAAGTTCTTTGATGTAGTAATTTATGTCACTCTGCACTAAAGAACAGGTATCAATTTTTTCCTGTAATGTTTCTCCCGAAATGTACTCCTCAATCACTGTGAGGGAGGAATCCTCTTCGTAAAGTTCTATGATTTGTGGTATTCCCTCTATGGGTGTTGCTTGTAGTTGCTGATAAATGTTTGCATTGTAGATGTACAGTTTTTTCTTTATAAATACTTTTTTTGTTTCCTGATGCTGTACAACATATACTTGATGTTCATCATTCAGGGTTGCAATATTTTTATAATATGAAATGGATAAGCGTTTTGAGAAATCCATGAAATCATCCTTTCGTCAATAGATAAATATATTATATCAGATTGGAGTCACTTATGAATGAAAAAAATACGCAAGAATTAGAGTCTATCTTAGGAAGTACTCATTCTAGAAATTTTGATATGTTTCGGAAAAATAATAAAGAAAGCTTACTGGATGAAAATGATGCATTTAGTATCTATGTTAAAAACCTCCTTAAAGCGAAGGGTTTAACACAACAAATTGTATTTTTAAAAGCAGATATTCCAGAAAGATATGGATATAAACTTTTATCGGGAGAAAAGCATACAAAACAGCGGGATATCATTTTGAGAATATGTTATGCTGCTGAGTTTACATCTGAGGAAACCCAGCAGGCACTTAAGAAATATAAGATGCCACCACTATATCCCAAACTTCCAAGAGATGCTCTTTTGCTGATTATTTTTAACGAACGGCCAAAAAGCATCATCGATGTGAATAGCTTACTGAAGCAAAATGGCTTTAGCCCATTAAGGACAAGTGGTTTGCAAGAATAAAACAAATATTTAATAGGTAATAATACAGCAAGTTTATTGAAGAGTTTCCTTACTGCTTTTATTTTTCAGTTGCTATGGAATTCCTTCGGATTAACACCTATTGCCAAAGGAACATTTGACTTATGGGATACTTAGGTTGAATTTCTAGCTGAGGTAATTGCTGTTCTTATTATAAAATTACTTTTTACAGGAGAGAAAAAAATATGAAAAAGAAAAGAAAATGGACCGCTATTTTATTATGCCTGGGGTTATTTGCATCAATGGCCACAGGATGCGGCTCCTCTGAACCGAGTGAAACAAAGAATGTTGTTGCTTCTGAAAAACCTGAAGTCTCTGGTGACGAGACAACTAATGATGCGACAGAAGAAGCCAAAGATTCAAGTAATGAAGCTGTTACAATTGAAAAACAGGTTCTTGTTAACCAGGATGATATCGTTATAACAGCGTCTGAGTATACAACAGATGCTATATGGGGAGATGGAATTAAGCTACTCATTGAAAATAATTCTGACAAGAATGTTACTGTAAGCACTAATGCATTAATCGTAAATAATTATATGATTTCAGATATATTTGTAGCGGAAGTTGCAGCCGGTAAGAAATCAAACGAAACAATGTACTTATCTAGCACCACTTTAGAGGCTGCTGGTATTGATTCTGTCGGACAGGTAGAGATTTATTTTCATGTATATGACAGTGCTTCCTATGAAGATATCATAAACACAGATGTTGTGACCATTCAAACATCAAAAT from Anaerocolumna sp. AGMB13020 encodes the following:
- a CDS encoding acyl-CoA thioesterase, which gives rise to MKRKDIIKLMRPYARKAQYYETDQMGIIHHSNYLRWFEEARIDFMEQMGLSYASLEQLGIMIPVLNISCIYKQPVRFNNSILIHSVISSFNGIKMSITYTITDEEDKITYSTGETEHCFLNNSFKPVSLKRDYPEVFDIFNNWKKRKADD
- a CDS encoding S8 family peptidase; amino-acid sequence: MDQICRDWIIGEEYSDFIFEYRRDINTLASLPNICYNIINDTYAAVYMPTTAVSTNDLMHSYGYGIFPNLYGLMDVSSLEASGVVRVRNVPNLALNGEGVLIGIVDTGIDYTHEAFRNADGTTRIVSIWDQTIQSGAYPDTYYYGTEYSREQINEALANADPRSIVPTTDELGHGTFMAGIAAGTPNLQNNFSGVVPMSDLVVVKLKQAKQSSKSFFRVPADAVSYQENDIMFGIRYLVEVARRLSKPIAICIGLGTSQGSHDGRGALPSYVSVLADLPGIVISIAAGNEGNSGHHFKGVINRGGDQTNMVELRVGPNVSGFSMQLWGNAPGTFSIDILSPTGEYIPRIPARIGESREIRFIFEETVIFVDYFLLETQTGDQLILVNFDKPTEGIWRFKVYSSGDLNSEFNIWLPIRDFIGTETYFTQPDPFITITSPGNTVIPIIVTAYDHTNNSLFLPAGRGFTRLGAVNPSLAAPGVNLVGPEPGGTYGRRSGTSLAAAHTAGITAMLLQWGIQTGYYSQLDSVEIKNLLIRGARRDPNNTYPNREWGYGIIDIYNTFISLRGEPG
- a CDS encoding glycerophosphodiester phosphodiesterase family protein, which codes for MLIYLCLIPVVVILLYLMAIMPKLFRRKDFTPFQGTYYAHRGLHNDPDKVPENSMAAFKLAVKNNYGIEMDVQLSKDNIPVVFHDFTLKRMCHINKKVRELTLKELRELKLHQSKEGIPTLQEVLDIVQGKVPLIVEFKVELHDTSVCDITAPMLENYQGKYCIESFNPLVLLWYRRKRPDIIRGQLASNLIKDKEVGSFSLYFVLQNLLLNFITKPDFISYNYKHRNMLSLILCKHFYRTPAFAWTIKSQESLNLSRSRFDYFIFDQFIPQ
- the rhaD gene encoding rhamnulose-1-phosphate aldolase, yielding MKILDTKFVKGFIKMADDGFQQGWHERNGGNLSYRLKEEEVMEVLPRLSNKDEWLSIGTSVPLLAGEFFLVTGSGKYFRNISVDPEVCITIIEIDETGERYRIRWGLAEGGTPTSELATHLMNHEVKKAATGGKHRVIYHAHTTNIIALTFVLPLSDKVFTRELWEAATECPVVFPRGVGVVHWMVPGGRDIAVATSELMKKYDVAIWAHHGMFCSGEDFDLTFGLMHTVEKSAEILVKIFSMSGKRQTITPDNFRDLAEAFKVELPEEFLYEK
- a CDS encoding serine/threonine protein kinase, whose translation is MDFSKRLSISYYKNIATLNDEHQVYVVQHQETKKVFIKKKLYIYNANIYQQLQATPIEGIPQIIELYEEDSSLTVIEEYISGETLQEKIDTCSLVQSDINYYIKELCKILSKLHNLNPPIIHRDIKPSNIIIAPHNRVVLLDFNAAKYFTDIKVPDTVLLGTKGYAAPEQYGFGSSTQQTDIYAIGVLLKELTSSLKIQTHKFDNLIVKCMQINPSDRFKSVSELLKKLWIKPAGNFLQIEMWKLLIPPGFRTRSPWRMMLGTLGYLLIFFVCLTIEIPNVAGIVLWVERIFCLLMLLFIVFTSTNYLNVQNIIPLCKHKNRIVHYFGIIILDIMFIFMLTIILIIIESFL